One Methanolinea sp. DNA window includes the following coding sequences:
- a CDS encoding molybdopterin molybdotransferase MoeA: protein MSLFLRTVPVAEAVRVARGIAVPPPPEEVPLGEALGRVLARDVFPDMDIPAFHRSTVDGYAVLASDTAGAGDAVPSLLALVGTVRMGEEPRIHVREGTCAYVPTGGAIPAGADAVVMVEDCEAIGDQVLVKRPVGRGENIVRRGEDFSRDRPALRAGRRIRPADCGVLAAVGCTSVPVFRVPRVGVISTGNELVDAREIPAPGWVRDSNGPMIAAYLAQAGCAARTYGIVPDERERLRYALDKALGENDAVILSGGSSKDERDHTAALIGEMGEVLVHGIAISPGKPTIIGRCRGKPVVGLPGHPASALVVLDRVARPLLCALAGETARIERTATAVLGEHVPSARGREDYVRVRLEGGRAYPVFGKSGLLNTLAESDGIVRIPAEREGLESGEVVEVILW, encoded by the coding sequence ATGAGCCTCTTTCTCCGGACAGTTCCCGTCGCCGAGGCGGTACGCGTCGCGCGCGGGATCGCGGTCCCCCCTCCCCCCGAAGAGGTCCCGCTAGGGGAGGCACTCGGGAGGGTGCTCGCGCGGGATGTCTTCCCTGACATGGATATCCCGGCGTTTCACCGCTCCACCGTGGACGGGTACGCGGTGCTCGCCTCTGATACCGCCGGGGCGGGGGACGCGGTTCCCTCCCTCCTCGCACTCGTGGGGACGGTGAGGATGGGGGAAGAACCCCGGATTCACGTGCGGGAGGGGACGTGCGCGTACGTTCCCACGGGGGGAGCGATCCCGGCGGGCGCGGACGCGGTCGTGATGGTCGAGGACTGCGAGGCCATCGGGGACCAGGTCCTCGTGAAGAGACCCGTGGGGCGAGGGGAGAACATCGTGCGGAGGGGAGAGGATTTCTCCCGCGATAGACCGGCACTGCGGGCGGGACGGAGGATCCGGCCGGCGGACTGCGGTGTTCTCGCCGCCGTGGGCTGCACTTCGGTCCCCGTCTTCCGCGTCCCGCGCGTGGGGGTGATATCCACCGGGAACGAGCTCGTGGATGCCCGAGAAATTCCCGCGCCGGGCTGGGTGAGGGACAGCAACGGGCCGATGATCGCCGCGTACCTCGCGCAGGCAGGGTGCGCGGCGAGGACGTACGGGATCGTCCCGGATGAGAGGGAGAGACTCCGGTACGCCCTTGACAAGGCACTCGGCGAGAACGACGCGGTCATCCTCTCAGGCGGGAGCAGCAAGGACGAGAGGGACCACACCGCAGCCCTCATCGGGGAAATGGGCGAGGTTCTCGTCCACGGGATCGCGATCTCACCGGGGAAACCCACGATCATCGGGAGGTGCCGGGGGAAACCCGTCGTGGGGCTCCCCGGTCACCCGGCATCGGCACTCGTCGTGCTCGACCGCGTCGCAAGGCCGCTCCTCTGCGCGCTCGCGGGAGAGACCGCCCGCATCGAACGGACCGCGACGGCAGTCCTCGGGGAACACGTCCCCTCCGCGCGGGGCCGCGAGGACTACGTGAGGGTCCGGCTCGAAGGGGGCAGGGCATACCCCGTTTTCGGAAAATCGGGTCTCCTGAATACACTCGCGGAGTCGGACGGCATCGTGCGCATCCCCGCGGAGCGGGAGGGATTGGAGTCGGGGGAGGTCGTCGAGGTGATCCTGTGGTAA
- a CDS encoding PAS domain S-box protein, which produces MRVLLVDDDPLLPDLVQRFLEDEDVEVEAAGTGSEALERLSRSRFDAVVIDYELPGMSGIDLLQMIRRQGDEIPVVIFTGRSREEVAIKALNYGADYYLQKKGDPKINFLELFYMVREAARRHEARLALRESERRFRESLENAHLIAFQLDADQKITFCNDYFLGVTKYGRDDLLGRPFPEACVPPRDRPKVSQLFHAALRGDPDTTYFTCSILTAEGEERRIALNNTPLRDTSGNPVGLSCLGEDITERERIEEEKAESEERLKVFFEYAPFPYYIMDLRGTFLDGNHAAEIFVGYPRKELAGKNFLEAGLLCQEDIPRAIALLAKHVKGEATGPEEFTLVRKDGSLVVAEVRNQPVKVKGQTLVLGSAHDVTGRHIAEESLRRANAKLTLLNIITRHDILNTVTALLLYIELLKEGVLDASQKETLAKIEILAQTIKRQVEFTKIYQDIGVGKPQWQAIGPILEREKNALSGSGVAVSIDTGNIEVYADPLLEHVIHNLFDNSLRHGGGVTSIWISALQDDAGLKIVYEDNGQGIPPREKEDIFRRGYGKNTGYGLFLAREILESTGLSIKETGIFGKGARFEIRVPDGHFRISGTGAETGAADVPGEERGQKAG; this is translated from the coding sequence ATGCGGGTATTGCTCGTCGACGATGATCCTTTGCTCCCGGATCTCGTCCAGAGGTTCCTCGAGGACGAGGACGTGGAGGTCGAGGCCGCGGGGACGGGTTCCGAGGCGCTCGAGCGGCTCTCCCGTTCCCGGTTCGACGCGGTCGTGATAGATTACGAGCTGCCCGGCATGAGCGGGATCGACCTCCTCCAGATGATAAGGCGGCAGGGCGACGAGATCCCGGTTGTCATCTTCACGGGCAGGAGCAGGGAGGAAGTCGCGATAAAGGCCCTCAACTACGGTGCCGACTACTACCTCCAGAAGAAGGGGGACCCGAAGATCAACTTCCTCGAGCTCTTCTACATGGTCCGCGAAGCCGCAAGGAGGCACGAGGCGAGGCTCGCCCTGCGGGAGAGCGAGCGGAGGTTCCGCGAGTCGCTCGAGAACGCCCACCTGATCGCTTTCCAGCTCGACGCGGACCAGAAGATCACCTTCTGCAACGATTACTTCCTCGGGGTCACAAAGTACGGCAGGGACGACCTCCTCGGAAGGCCTTTCCCAGAGGCGTGCGTTCCCCCGAGGGACAGGCCGAAAGTGTCCCAGCTCTTCCACGCAGCGCTGCGGGGCGATCCCGATACCACGTACTTCACGTGCAGCATCCTGACGGCGGAGGGGGAGGAGAGGCGGATCGCCCTGAATAACACGCCGCTCCGGGACACAAGCGGGAATCCCGTCGGGCTCTCGTGCCTGGGAGAGGACATCACGGAGAGGGAGCGGATAGAGGAGGAGAAGGCCGAGTCGGAGGAGAGGCTGAAGGTTTTCTTCGAGTACGCCCCGTTCCCCTATTACATCATGGACCTCCGGGGGACTTTCCTCGACGGGAACCACGCGGCCGAGATCTTCGTCGGTTACCCTAGGAAGGAGCTCGCGGGGAAGAATTTCCTCGAGGCGGGCCTCCTCTGCCAGGAAGACATCCCGCGGGCGATCGCCCTCCTCGCGAAACACGTCAAGGGCGAGGCGACGGGCCCGGAGGAGTTCACGCTCGTGCGCAAGGACGGGAGCCTCGTCGTGGCCGAGGTGAGGAACCAGCCCGTGAAGGTGAAGGGGCAGACACTCGTCCTCGGATCTGCCCACGACGTGACGGGGAGGCACATCGCGGAAGAGTCGCTTCGCCGCGCGAACGCGAAGCTCACACTCCTCAACATCATCACGCGCCACGACATCCTCAACACCGTCACCGCGCTCCTCCTCTACATCGAGCTCCTCAAGGAGGGCGTGCTGGATGCATCCCAGAAGGAGACCCTCGCGAAGATCGAGATCCTCGCCCAGACCATCAAGCGGCAGGTGGAATTCACGAAGATCTACCAGGACATCGGGGTGGGAAAGCCCCAGTGGCAGGCGATCGGACCGATCCTCGAGCGGGAGAAAAATGCGCTCTCGGGCTCGGGTGTCGCCGTCTCCATCGATACGGGGAACATCGAGGTCTACGCCGACCCCCTCCTCGAGCACGTGATCCACAACCTCTTTGACAATTCACTCAGGCACGGCGGCGGCGTCACGTCGATATGGATCTCTGCCCTCCAGGACGACGCGGGACTGAAGATCGTGTACGAGGACAACGGGCAGGGCATCCCCCCCCGCGAGAAGGAAGACATTTTCCGGAGGGGTTACGGGAAGAACACCGGCTACGGCCTCTTCCTCGCGCGGGAGATCCTCGAGAGCACAGGACTTTCCATCAAGGAGACGGGGATCTTCGGGAAAGGGGCACGCTTCGAGATAAGGGTACCCGATGGGCACTTCCGCATCTCTGGCACGGGCGCGGAAACCGGTGCCGCGGACGTCCCCGGAGAGGAACGGGGGCAGAAGGCGGGATAG
- a CDS encoding response regulator has product MISILLVDDEVQFLEVTKMFLEKGRGIRVTTATSGDEALEILKNQKFDAIISDYAMPGMNGIEFMKRVKALGDDTPFIIFTGKGREDVVIDALNFGADLYLEKSPDVRGQVADVVKKVRNLISARSEDREEKERCRYLHILLEKLPCALFWQKEGDAEASVLAGDAASTFLPASLCRGKVQKHDILGWVHPEDREKVRHARSEAFRKAKEYEVRYVLQRRPAEERRVMERGFPTLRPDGYFIEGYILDLDFR; this is encoded by the coding sequence ATGATCTCCATTCTTCTCGTGGACGACGAGGTGCAATTTCTCGAGGTCACGAAGATGTTCCTCGAGAAGGGACGTGGAATACGTGTCACCACCGCGACGTCGGGGGACGAGGCCCTCGAGATCCTGAAAAACCAGAAGTTCGACGCGATCATCTCCGACTACGCGATGCCGGGCATGAACGGCATCGAGTTCATGAAGCGCGTCAAGGCCCTCGGCGACGATACCCCCTTCATCATATTCACGGGCAAGGGGCGCGAGGATGTCGTGATCGATGCCCTCAACTTCGGCGCCGACCTCTACCTCGAGAAGAGCCCGGATGTCCGCGGACAGGTCGCGGACGTCGTGAAGAAGGTCAGGAACCTGATCTCCGCGAGGTCGGAGGACCGCGAGGAGAAGGAACGCTGCCGGTACCTGCACATCCTCCTGGAGAAGCTCCCCTGCGCGCTGTTCTGGCAGAAGGAAGGGGATGCAGAAGCCTCCGTTCTCGCGGGGGATGCCGCCTCGACGTTCCTGCCCGCATCCCTCTGCCGTGGAAAGGTCCAGAAGCACGACATCCTCGGGTGGGTCCACCCGGAAGACAGGGAGAAGGTCAGACACGCACGGTCAGAGGCATTCCGGAAGGCAAAGGAATACGAGGTCAGGTACGTCCTGCAGCGCAGGCCGGCGGAAGAGAGGCGGGTCATGGAGAGGGGGTTCCCCACGCTCCGTCCCGATGGGTACTTCATCGAGGGCTACATCCTCGACCTCGACTTCCGCTAG
- a CDS encoding protease inhibitor I42 family protein codes for MKTLARPIVLSVLVLGALCGCAEAGCFYLGIADSGRTVHAFPGDSLFLSLPENPSTGYRWDLDVSGVVELVRSSYRPPDSRLLGAPGTRTWHFVVKRTGEGEISAVYRRPWEPGEIAGNFVLHVIARSPGVSPGIVQDESFRKKFEAITGGISLSHFGKVRYP; via the coding sequence GTGAAAACCCTCGCGCGACCCATCGTCCTGTCCGTCCTCGTGCTTGGAGCGCTCTGCGGGTGCGCGGAAGCGGGATGTTTCTACCTCGGTATTGCTGACAGCGGCAGGACCGTGCACGCTTTCCCCGGCGACAGCCTATTCCTGTCGCTTCCCGAGAACCCCTCGACGGGATACCGGTGGGACCTCGACGTCTCGGGAGTCGTCGAGCTCGTCAGGAGTTCGTACAGGCCACCGGACTCGCGCCTCCTCGGGGCACCGGGAACCCGCACGTGGCACTTCGTCGTGAAGAGGACGGGGGAGGGAGAGATCTCCGCGGTGTACCGCCGGCCGTGGGAGCCCGGGGAGATTGCGGGCAATTTCGTCCTCCATGTCATTGCGCGGTCTCCCGGCGTGTCCCCCGGGATAGTGCAGGACGAATCGTTCAGGAAGAAGTTCGAGGCCATCACTGGGGGAATCTCGCTCTCCCACTTCGGGAAGGTGCGATACCCGTAG
- a CDS encoding DUF99 family protein — protein MHVAKKGLRVLGIAESFSSRTTSVLCGIVMRKDLRVDGVAFAGITVGGMDATEGVMRIYRALGRRDINCIFLGGCIIAWYNIIDPAEVHRVTGLPVVVVTYRHSEGIRDKIEALFPGDTARLSAYDALGRPCPVTLPSGHVVHLRPFGLDLPDATRLCRDFTLDGRLPEPVRVARLAARATMRMRHADVREPAAAGG, from the coding sequence ATGCACGTCGCGAAGAAGGGGCTGCGGGTCCTCGGCATCGCGGAGAGCTTCTCGTCCCGCACCACTTCCGTCCTTTGCGGCATCGTGATGAGGAAGGACCTGAGGGTCGACGGTGTCGCGTTCGCGGGGATAACCGTGGGGGGGATGGATGCGACGGAGGGCGTCATGAGGATATACCGTGCACTCGGGAGGCGCGACATCAACTGCATCTTCCTCGGCGGCTGCATCATCGCGTGGTACAATATCATTGACCCCGCGGAGGTGCACAGGGTGACCGGGCTCCCCGTCGTCGTCGTCACCTACCGGCACTCCGAGGGGATACGCGACAAGATCGAAGCCCTCTTCCCCGGGGACACCGCGCGCCTCTCCGCCTACGATGCACTCGGGAGGCCGTGCCCCGTCACGCTCCCCTCGGGCCACGTGGTGCACCTCCGGCCTTTCGGCCTCGATCTCCCCGACGCGACGAGGCTCTGCAGGGACTTCACCCTCGACGGGCGACTCCCAGAGCCTGTGAGAGTGGCACGTCTCGCCGCGAGGGCCACGATGCGCATGCGACACGCCGATGTGCGGGAACCTGCCGCGGCAGGCGGGTAA
- the aglJ gene encoding S-layer glycoprotein N-glycosyltransferase AglJ, with the protein MAIARDQVCVLIPTLNEAPTIGGIVRQFREMGFPHVLVMDGHSSDRTREIAAREGARVEVQSGKGKGQALVEAFSLVEQPYILMIDGDGTYDPADAEKLLAPLERGYDHVIGDRLTEENRDAFSRLNLFGNYVLNRLFKTAHSVFLSDILSGYRAFTRESVLQLRLKEVGFGIETEISAEAVRRGQKIAVVPVGYRKRSGTPTKLSPFHDGLKITATIYRLAKMSNPLFYFGLMGLAIMAAGFLIGIYIVIEWLRQVEHLPLTILTVLLIIVGFQIFMFGVFSDMMLAMHREVLAEIRGGRQREK; encoded by the coding sequence ATGGCCATCGCGAGAGACCAGGTCTGCGTGCTCATCCCCACCCTCAACGAGGCCCCCACCATCGGCGGGATCGTCCGCCAGTTCAGGGAGATGGGTTTTCCCCACGTCCTCGTGATGGACGGGCACAGCAGCGACCGGACCCGCGAGATCGCCGCGCGCGAGGGTGCCCGCGTGGAGGTCCAGTCCGGGAAAGGGAAGGGCCAGGCGCTCGTGGAGGCGTTCTCCCTCGTTGAGCAGCCCTACATCCTGATGATCGACGGCGACGGGACCTACGACCCCGCCGACGCAGAGAAGCTCCTCGCGCCCCTCGAGCGGGGTTACGACCACGTCATTGGAGACCGGCTGACCGAGGAGAACAGGGATGCCTTCTCGCGACTGAATCTCTTCGGGAATTACGTCCTCAACCGCCTCTTCAAGACAGCCCACTCGGTCTTCCTCTCCGACATCCTCTCGGGGTACAGGGCCTTCACCCGCGAGTCGGTCCTCCAGTTGAGGTTAAAAGAGGTGGGTTTCGGGATAGAGACCGAGATCTCCGCGGAGGCGGTGAGGAGGGGCCAGAAGATCGCCGTGGTCCCCGTCGGGTACAGGAAACGGAGTGGGACGCCCACGAAGCTCTCTCCCTTCCACGATGGGCTGAAGATCACTGCCACTATCTACAGGCTCGCGAAGATGAGCAACCCCCTCTTTTACTTTGGGCTGATGGGCCTTGCCATCATGGCCGCGGGGTTCCTCATCGGTATCTACATCGTGATCGAGTGGTTGAGACAGGTCGAGCACCTCCCCCTCACGATCCTGACCGTCCTCCTCATCATCGTGGGATTCCAGATATTCATGTTCGGGGTGTTCTCCGACATGATGCTCGCGATGCACCGCGAGGTCCTCGCGGAGATCCGCGGGGGGAGGCAGAGAGAGAAGTGA
- a CDS encoding DUF5612 domain-containing protein: protein MDVVEKDLSALRIIAENQKGVLRDIATVVAGHDGNILMIHQEIFDSGPWKGMAEIYMEFDGCANAEELASHLVSLPHVREVKVVEPFSHIYGTRVIIIGGGAQVAQVAMGAVNEADRHNIRGERISVDTIPLVGEKTVAQAVEAVARLPRAAILVLAGSLMGGEISRAVDKVREAGIPVIALKMAGSVPKHADMVVTDPIQAGVFAVMHVSSKAVFDINRVRGKEF, encoded by the coding sequence ATGGATGTAGTGGAAAAGGATCTCTCTGCCCTCCGCATCATCGCAGAGAACCAGAAGGGAGTTCTCAGGGACATCGCGACGGTCGTTGCCGGCCACGACGGCAACATCCTCATGATCCACCAGGAGATCTTCGACTCCGGGCCGTGGAAGGGTATGGCCGAGATCTACATGGAGTTTGACGGGTGTGCCAATGCCGAGGAACTGGCAAGCCACCTCGTCTCGCTCCCCCACGTCAGGGAAGTGAAGGTCGTCGAGCCTTTCAGCCATATATACGGGACCCGCGTCATCATCATCGGGGGCGGGGCGCAGGTTGCCCAGGTGGCAATGGGCGCGGTCAACGAGGCGGACCGCCACAACATAAGGGGAGAACGCATCTCGGTCGACACGATACCCCTCGTCGGGGAAAAGACCGTCGCGCAGGCCGTCGAGGCAGTCGCGAGGCTCCCCCGGGCCGCGATCCTCGTGCTCGCCGGGTCCCTCATGGGGGGCGAGATCTCGCGGGCGGTGGACAAGGTGAGGGAGGCAGGGATCCCCGTCATCGCCCTGAAGATGGCCGGGAGCGTGCCAAAGCACGCGGACATGGTCGTCACGGACCCCATCCAGGCCGGCGTATTCGCCGTGATGCACGTCAGCAGCAAGGCAGTGTTCGACATCAACAGGGTCAGGGGCAAGGAATTCTAG
- a CDS encoding L-threonylcarbamoyladenylate synthase: MDRLKEAARIIRQDGLVVYPTDTIYGLGADAFSDEAIRKVFEAKRRPFSQPISVAVADIEMIFGIARVDADALRFIEEFLPGPVTVVIPARSSIPSSLTGGTGMIGIRIPNHPVALRLVSLVDSPITATSANIHGARDPVTPDECHVPHDLLLDGGRLSGTPSTVVDLKNRCIVRKGAQEAEVAAFLRRLEEE; this comes from the coding sequence ATGGACAGGCTAAAAGAGGCCGCCCGGATCATCAGGCAGGACGGCCTCGTCGTTTACCCGACGGACACGATATACGGCCTCGGCGCGGACGCATTCTCCGACGAGGCGATAAGGAAGGTCTTCGAGGCGAAGAGGAGGCCGTTCTCCCAGCCCATATCCGTCGCGGTGGCGGACATCGAGATGATCTTCGGGATCGCCCGCGTCGACGCGGATGCCCTCCGGTTCATCGAGGAGTTCCTCCCAGGACCGGTCACGGTGGTCATCCCCGCACGCTCCTCCATCCCGTCGTCCCTCACGGGGGGGACGGGGATGATCGGGATACGCATCCCGAACCACCCCGTCGCACTCAGGCTGGTATCACTCGTCGATTCGCCCATAACCGCGACCAGCGCGAACATCCACGGTGCCCGCGACCCCGTGACCCCCGACGAGTGCCACGTGCCACACGACCTCCTCCTCGACGGGGGCAGGCTCTCCGGGACGCCGAGCACCGTCGTCGACCTCAAGAACAGGTGCATCGTCCGGAAGGGGGCGCAGGAAGCGGAAGTTGCTGCCTTCCTCCGCCGGCTGGAGGAGGAATGA